A region from the Campylobacter blaseri genome encodes:
- a CDS encoding hydrolase codes for MDNKRYLEVLTPQNSQIIFIDQQPQMAFGVQSIDRQTLKNNVVGLAKAAKVFNIPTTITTVETESFSGHTYPELLAVFPENKILERTSMNSWDDQNVRDALAKNNRKKVVVSGLWTEVCNVTFALSAALEGGYEIYMVADASGGTSVDAHKYAMDRMIQAGIVPVTWQQVLLEWQRDWARRDTYDAVLDIVKEHSGAYGMGADYAYTMVHKVPERVKHGERIGPNPANK; via the coding sequence ATGGACAACAAAAGATATCTTGAAGTTTTGACTCCACAAAATAGTCAAATAATCTTCATCGATCAACAACCTCAAATGGCGTTTGGCGTACAATCAATTGACCGTCAAACTTTAAAAAACAATGTTGTTGGCTTAGCTAAAGCTGCAAAAGTTTTTAACATTCCAACAACTATCACAACGGTAGAAACTGAGAGCTTTTCAGGTCACACATACCCTGAATTACTAGCAGTGTTCCCAGAAAATAAAATTCTAGAAAGAACTTCAATGAACTCATGGGATGACCAAAATGTTAGAGACGCATTAGCAAAAAATAACCGTAAAAAAGTTGTTGTTTCAGGTCTATGGACAGAAGTTTGTAATGTTACTTTCGCACTATCAGCTGCCCTAGAAGGTGGTTATGAAATTTATATGGTAGCAGACGCATCAGGCGGAACATCTGTAGATGCACACAAATATGCAATGGATCGTATGATACAAGCAGGAATTGTACCTGTTACTTGGCAACAAGTTTTACTTGAATGGCAACGTGACTGGGCTAGAAGAGATACTTATGATGCTGTTCTTGATATCGTAAAAGAACACTCTGGAGCATATGGTATGGGTGCTGATTATGCCTATACAATGGTTCACAAAGTTCCTGAGCGTGTAAAACATGGTGAACGCATAGGACCAAACCCAGCTAATAAATAA
- a CDS encoding amidohydrolase yields the protein MTTKIPDIIFYNGNITTLNKSNPTAQAVAIKDGRFISVGKNEDVLRLADNSTRKVDLKGRSVLPGLFDNHTHIIRGGLNYNLELRWDGVKSLADAMGMLKAQVDITPAPQWVRVIGGFTEHQFVEKRLPTIEELNKIAPHTPVFILHLYDRALLNGAALRAVGYTKDTPNPPGGEIVRDSKGNPTGLLLAKPNAMILYASLAKGPKLPIDYQINSTRHFMRELNRLGITGVVDAGGGFQNYPEDYEVIQKLSDEDQLTVRIAYNLFTQKPKEEKEDFLRWTSSVKYKQGTDYFRHNGAGEMLVFSAADFEDFRQPRPNMPPEMEDDLEEVVRILVQNKWPWRMHATYDETISRALDVFEKINEETPLEGINWFFDHAETISQKSIDRIAKLGGGIALQHRMAYQGEYFVDRYGPDAAAATPPVKKILESGVKTSAGTDATRVASYNPWVSLSWLVTGKTVGGTRLYPESNLLDRETALRMWTENVSWFTNEEGKRGRIEIGQFADFIVPSKDYFSVDEDEISFLTSHLTVVGGKIVFGDDEFSDLDENPLPPAMPDWSPTRKFKGFAAWGDPDGAGKNSLSLIRQHAISGCGCGMSCGIHGHDHTKAWNSNIPTSDLKGFFGTLGCSCWMV from the coding sequence ATGACAACCAAAATTCCTGATATTATTTTTTATAATGGCAATATTACAACACTAAATAAATCAAATCCTACTGCACAAGCCGTAGCCATTAAAGATGGCAGATTTATAAGTGTAGGTAAAAACGAAGATGTTTTAAGATTAGCAGATAACTCCACTAGAAAAGTAGATCTGAAAGGTCGTAGTGTTTTACCTGGATTATTTGACAACCATACACACATTATACGCGGTGGTCTAAATTATAATTTAGAACTTAGATGGGATGGAGTTAAAAGCCTTGCTGATGCAATGGGTATGCTTAAAGCTCAAGTTGATATCACACCTGCACCTCAATGGGTTCGTGTAATTGGTGGTTTTACAGAACATCAATTTGTAGAAAAAAGACTTCCAACTATAGAAGAGCTTAATAAAATAGCTCCTCATACCCCTGTATTTATATTGCATCTTTATGACAGAGCATTATTAAATGGTGCTGCTTTAAGAGCTGTTGGCTACACAAAAGACACTCCAAATCCTCCTGGTGGCGAGATTGTGCGAGATAGCAAAGGAAACCCAACAGGATTATTGCTTGCAAAACCAAATGCTATGATACTATATGCATCATTAGCCAAAGGTCCAAAACTCCCAATTGATTATCAAATCAACTCAACAAGACACTTTATGCGTGAGTTAAATAGACTTGGTATTACAGGTGTTGTAGATGCGGGTGGTGGATTTCAAAACTATCCAGAAGACTATGAGGTTATCCAAAAACTTTCAGACGAAGATCAACTAACAGTTAGAATAGCTTACAATCTATTTACACAAAAACCAAAAGAGGAAAAAGAGGACTTTTTAAGATGGACATCATCTGTAAAATACAAACAAGGAACTGATTATTTTCGCCATAATGGCGCAGGTGAAATGCTTGTATTTTCTGCAGCCGATTTTGAAGACTTTAGACAACCTAGACCAAATATGCCACCTGAAATGGAAGATGATTTAGAAGAAGTTGTAAGAATTTTGGTTCAAAACAAATGGCCGTGGCGAATGCATGCCACTTATGATGAGACAATCTCACGTGCTTTAGATGTATTTGAAAAAATAAATGAAGAAACTCCGCTTGAAGGTATTAATTGGTTTTTTGATCATGCTGAAACAATCTCTCAAAAATCAATTGATAGAATAGCAAAATTAGGTGGTGGAATTGCGTTGCAACATAGAATGGCATATCAAGGTGAATATTTTGTAGATAGATATGGTCCTGATGCGGCTGCTGCAACTCCACCTGTAAAAAAAATTTTAGAAAGTGGCGTTAAAACTTCAGCTGGAACTGATGCTACAAGAGTTGCATCTTATAATCCATGGGTTTCTCTTTCTTGGCTTGTTACTGGAAAAACAGTTGGTGGCACAAGACTATATCCTGAATCAAATTTATTAGATAGAGAAACAGCTCTTAGAATGTGGACTGAAAATGTATCTTGGTTTACCAATGAAGAAGGAAAACGCGGAAGAATTGAAATTGGTCAATTTGCTGATTTTATAGTGCCTAGTAAAGACTATTTTAGCGTTGATGAGGATGAAATTTCATTTTTAACTTCACACCTAACAGTTGTAGGTGGAAAAATAGTTTTTGGTGATGATGAATTTTCTGATTTAGATGAAAACCCATTGCCACCTGCTATGCCTGATTGGTCACCAACACGTAAATTTAAAGGTTTTGCAGCATGGGGTGATCCTGATGGAGCTGGAAAAAATTCTTTATCTTTAATTCGCCAACATGCTATTTCAGGTTGTGGTTGTGGAATGTCTTGTGGAATTCATGGACATGATCACACTAAAGCTTGGAATTCAAACATTCCAACATCTGACTTAAAAGGATTTTTTGGAACTTTAGGTTGTTCTTGCTGGATGGTATAG
- a CDS encoding adenosine deaminase, which translates to MLEYIKNLPKAELHLHIEGTLEPELMFKLAKKNGIEIPYKNINELKKAYNFSNLQDFLDIYYAGTRVLITKQDFYDLAWAYVEKCVENNIVHTEIFFDPQSHTKRGIDFKTIILGINEALNDAYKKHNITSKIILCFLRHLSEEDAFVVLEEALKYRDLIVGIGLDSSEIGNPPSKFKNVFKKAKDLGFKLVAHAGEEAGESYIYEALDILKVDRIDHGVQCFNSKELMKRLKIEQIPLTVCPNSNIELKVFDCYENHNIKKLLDYGLNVTINSDDPAYFKGYLNENFFNAYKHLNLSKEDIKKLITNSFKASFIDDSLKNHYLNLIK; encoded by the coding sequence ATGCTTGAATATATTAAAAATCTACCAAAAGCTGAGCTACATTTGCACATAGAAGGCACATTGGAACCTGAACTAATGTTTAAGTTAGCAAAGAAAAATGGCATTGAAATTCCATATAAAAATATCAATGAGCTAAAAAAAGCATATAATTTTAGTAATTTACAAGACTTTTTAGATATTTATTATGCAGGGACAAGGGTTTTAATTACAAAACAAGATTTTTATGATTTAGCTTGGGCATATGTTGAAAAATGCGTAGAAAATAATATAGTTCACACTGAGATATTTTTTGATCCACAAAGCCACACAAAAAGAGGCATTGATTTTAAAACTATTATTTTAGGAATTAATGAAGCACTAAATGATGCCTATAAAAAGCACAATATAACATCTAAAATTATACTTTGTTTTTTAAGACATTTATCTGAAGAAGATGCATTTGTTGTACTAGAAGAAGCTTTGAAATACAGAGATCTTATAGTAGGAATAGGACTTGATTCATCGGAGATTGGAAACCCACCTTCAAAATTTAAAAATGTATTTAAAAAAGCAAAAGATTTAGGATTTAAACTAGTAGCACATGCCGGTGAAGAGGCAGGAGAATCTTATATATATGAAGCTTTAGATATTTTAAAAGTTGATAGAATTGATCATGGTGTTCAATGTTTTAACTCAAAAGAGCTGATGAAAAGATTGAAAATAGAGCAAATTCCATTAACTGTTTGTCCAAATTCAAACATTGAATTAAAGGTATTTGATTGCTATGAAAATCACAATATTAAAAAACTTTTAGACTATGGTTTAAATGTAACTATAAACTCAGATGATCCAGCCTACTTCAAAGGCTATCTAAATGAAAATTTTTTTAATGCATATAAACATCTAAATTTAAGCAAAGAAGATATAAAAAAACTTATTACAAATTCTTTTAAAGCTTCTTTTATAGATGACTCTTTAAAAAATCACTATTTAAATTTAATCAAATAA
- a CDS encoding XapX domain-containing protein, which yields MKFYILSLGVGLLVGIIYYILNVRSPAPPLVALIGLLGMLMGEQIIPVAKNFFSKDEIIKNSEQTNIQEKTDNNNKYTIDIQRSKNDNQNS from the coding sequence ATGAAATTTTATATTCTTAGTTTAGGCGTTGGATTGTTAGTAGGCATTATTTATTATATCTTAAATGTCCGTTCCCCAGCTCCTCCATTAGTAGCCCTTATAGGACTCCTTGGAATGCTTATGGGCGAACAGATTATTCCAGTTGCAAAAAACTTTTTCTCCAAAGACGAAATTATAAAAAATAGCGAACAAACTAATATCCAAGAAAAAACAGACAATAACAATAAGTATACTATTGATATACAAAGGAGTAAAAATGACAACCAAAATTCCTGA